The following proteins are co-located in the Pirellulales bacterium genome:
- a CDS encoding tyrosine-type recombinase/integrase — MIALNQLALIETAPHPQPLVAGDPNVAAAGRLIALFVRSGKSERTTATYLGALDDFAGFMQQPTAAFAVSQLLASGRGPCTAVIQRYLVNMNDRALAPHTHNLRLTVLRSLLEFANSLDMISWTVRVKGIRGAGNVKDCRGPTLEQVRAMYARIVGDDAPARRSRAAFRLLFDLGLRRMEVLAIDVEDCDLSPGGRACVMVRGKGKRTKSPITLPEETAAALRSWMAVRGAQPGPLFISLSNSSRGRRLSGQSLFVLIQDLGRQVGTKTGIHQMRHSSITAALTGTNGDVRRVRFHSRHADLATIAKYDDARQDMAGGVAKLVAGMLE; from the coding sequence GAAACCGCACCACACCCGCAACCCCTCGTCGCCGGTGATCCGAACGTTGCGGCGGCGGGGCGGTTAATTGCCTTGTTCGTCCGTTCCGGTAAGAGTGAGCGAACGACCGCAACGTATCTCGGCGCTCTCGATGACTTCGCTGGCTTCATGCAACAGCCAACGGCTGCGTTCGCAGTATCCCAACTGCTGGCCAGCGGCCGTGGCCCCTGTACAGCAGTGATTCAGCGATACCTAGTCAACATGAACGATCGAGCCCTGGCTCCGCACACGCACAACCTGCGGCTCACGGTGCTGCGCAGTCTGCTGGAATTCGCCAATTCTCTGGACATGATTTCCTGGACGGTCCGGGTCAAAGGGATTCGTGGGGCTGGCAATGTGAAGGATTGCCGCGGTCCGACTTTGGAACAAGTCCGAGCGATGTACGCCCGGATTGTTGGCGATGATGCACCCGCCCGCCGGTCGCGCGCCGCATTCCGGCTCTTGTTCGACTTGGGCCTGCGTCGCATGGAAGTCCTAGCGATCGATGTCGAGGATTGCGACCTATCGCCCGGTGGCCGTGCGTGCGTCATGGTGCGAGGGAAAGGGAAGCGGACTAAATCACCGATCACTCTGCCGGAGGAGACGGCCGCGGCCCTCCGTTCGTGGATGGCCGTTCGTGGCGCACAGCCGGGACCGCTTTTCATTAGCCTGTCGAATTCTTCGAGGGGCAGGAGACTGTCCGGCCAGTCCCTGTTCGTGCTGATTCAGGATCTGGGTCGCCAAGTCGGGACTAAGACAGGCATTCATCAGATGCGTCACAGCTCAATCACCGCCGCGCTGACCGGAACGAACGGCGACGTGCGACGCGTGCGGTTCCACTCGAGGCATGCCGACTTGGCGACGATCGCGAAGTACGATGATGCACGGCAAGACATGGCCGGCGGGGTCGCGAAATTGGTTGCGGGGATGCTGGAGTGA